A stretch of Paludisphaera borealis DNA encodes these proteins:
- a CDS encoding macrolide 2'-phosphotransferase yields MAALEGASADRDALAAIACRHGLALVGEIEVNDIGLDFRAAFATDEAGAAWVLRVPRRPDVLPRAENEARVLGLVKGRLPVEVPDWRIYSPELIAYPRLAGTTAVTVDPATKEPTWNIDKESPVFAESFGRTLAALHGVDPAEAVAAGLKSSSSEEARRAFADDLDRVNREIGISDDLWLRWRGWLDDDASWPPFSALVHGDLHVGHIVVDEASRATGVLDWTEAEVSDPAIDFVFHLMAFGEPGLDRLLTEYEEAGGRTWPSIRGHIAERLSAFPVKYALFALMSGLDEHLDAVRPQLGLDV; encoded by the coding sequence ATGGCGGCGTTGGAAGGAGCATCGGCCGATCGGGATGCGCTTGCGGCGATTGCGTGCCGTCATGGCCTTGCGCTGGTCGGCGAGATCGAGGTGAACGACATCGGGCTCGATTTCCGCGCTGCGTTCGCGACGGACGAGGCGGGGGCGGCCTGGGTGCTGCGAGTCCCTCGCCGGCCCGACGTCCTACCGAGGGCCGAGAACGAGGCGCGCGTGCTGGGGCTGGTCAAGGGCCGGCTGCCGGTCGAGGTTCCCGACTGGCGGATCTACTCACCGGAGCTGATCGCGTATCCGCGTCTGGCCGGTACGACCGCCGTGACCGTCGACCCGGCGACGAAGGAGCCGACCTGGAATATCGACAAGGAGTCCCCCGTTTTCGCGGAGAGCTTCGGGCGGACCCTCGCGGCGCTCCACGGCGTCGACCCCGCCGAGGCTGTCGCGGCCGGCCTGAAATCGTCCTCGTCGGAGGAGGCGCGGCGAGCCTTCGCTGACGACCTCGACCGGGTGAATCGGGAAATCGGAATCAGCGACGACCTCTGGCTCCGATGGCGCGGCTGGCTCGACGATGATGCGTCGTGGCCTCCGTTCTCGGCGCTGGTTCACGGCGATTTGCACGTCGGTCACATCGTCGTCGATGAGGCTTCCCGCGCGACGGGGGTGCTCGATTGGACCGAGGCCGAGGTCAGCGACCCCGCCATCGACTTCGTCTTCCACCTCATGGCGTTTGGCGAGCCAGGCCTCGACCGGCTCCTGACCGAATATGAGGAGGCCGGCGGGCGGACGTGGCCGAGCATCCGAGGTCACATCGCCGAGCGGCTCTCTGCCTTCCCCGTCAAGTACGCGCTGTTCGCGCTGATGTCCGGCCTGGACGAGCACCTCGATGCGGTCCGGCCGCAACTGGGACTCGATGTGTAA
- a CDS encoding nuclear transport factor 2 family protein, with translation MEDVQQNIAKLRQAYQLWNDTRGGSVSEWMDLFADDVVLHPPGGHDAGTGFFQGCKGKVAANAYFSALGDSWELIYFLPEEFIADGERVVVLSQVAFRSKATGKTTASHKADVFRFRDGAVAEYRDFFDTAGALAAQRED, from the coding sequence GTGGAAGACGTCCAGCAGAATATCGCCAAGCTCCGACAGGCCTATCAACTCTGGAACGACACGCGAGGCGGCAGCGTGAGCGAGTGGATGGACCTGTTCGCCGACGACGTCGTTCTCCACCCGCCAGGGGGACACGACGCCGGCACGGGATTCTTCCAGGGATGCAAAGGGAAGGTCGCGGCCAACGCCTATTTCTCGGCGCTGGGCGACTCGTGGGAGTTGATCTACTTCCTTCCAGAAGAGTTCATCGCCGACGGCGAGCGCGTGGTCGTTCTCAGCCAGGTGGCGTTCCGCAGCAAGGCCACCGGCAAGACCACCGCGTCGCACAAGGCCGACGTCTTCCGCTTCCGCGACGGCGCCGTCGCCGAGTACCGTGACTTCTTCGACACCGCCGGCGCTCTCGCCGCCCAAAGGGAGGATTGA
- a CDS encoding glycoside hydrolase family 18 protein — MRRTALRRMIAAPVLLAGLLSSGFAADVEAKRDKVFVGYLYGSPRDVNFSLYTHLCHAFVTAGPDGKLNRGRSAPDRDLTTLAHKAGVKVLISLGGWGWDKQFAAIVASPEAEKLYVDSVVKMLDEFDYDGLDLDWEYPDTAKEVEGFERLTRTLRARIDAIGKMKNRPMNLTMAASSNQGTLEWLKKDFLVENMDWVNVMTYDYAGDWTPYAGHNSPLFPSTKEPTKTPKSIEATMLYLLEKRGIPADRLAVGLPLYGRGFNVAKPYDSTKGAPKKRLPNLDYRGIVGLEKEGWKRSWDEEIKAPWLTAPDGAAVVGYDDAESIRLKTEWAMSKGFRGVFFWQVAGDRLPTGGNPLQEAARKAWEAGSGK; from the coding sequence ATGAGACGTACCGCATTGCGCCGGATGATCGCCGCACCCGTTCTGCTGGCCGGCCTGCTCTCGTCGGGGTTCGCGGCCGACGTCGAGGCGAAACGCGACAAGGTGTTCGTCGGTTACCTCTACGGGTCGCCGCGCGACGTGAACTTCTCGCTGTATACGCACCTGTGCCATGCGTTCGTGACGGCGGGACCCGACGGGAAGCTCAATCGCGGCCGCAGCGCGCCCGATCGCGACCTTACCACCCTGGCGCACAAGGCGGGCGTGAAGGTCTTGATCTCGCTGGGCGGCTGGGGCTGGGACAAGCAGTTCGCGGCGATCGTCGCCAGCCCCGAGGCGGAGAAGCTGTACGTCGATTCCGTGGTCAAGATGCTCGACGAGTTCGACTATGACGGCCTCGACCTCGACTGGGAGTATCCCGATACGGCCAAGGAAGTCGAGGGTTTCGAACGCCTGACGCGGACCCTGCGCGCCCGGATCGACGCGATCGGCAAGATGAAGAACCGGCCAATGAACCTGACGATGGCCGCGTCGTCGAACCAGGGCACGCTCGAATGGCTCAAGAAAGACTTCCTGGTCGAAAACATGGACTGGGTCAACGTCATGACCTACGACTACGCCGGCGACTGGACCCCGTACGCGGGTCACAACTCGCCGTTGTTCCCCTCGACCAAGGAGCCGACCAAGACTCCCAAGTCGATCGAGGCGACCATGCTTTACCTGCTGGAGAAACGCGGCATCCCCGCCGACCGACTCGCCGTCGGCCTGCCGCTCTACGGTCGCGGCTTCAACGTCGCCAAGCCCTACGACTCGACCAAGGGCGCGCCCAAGAAGCGGCTGCCGAACCTCGACTACCGGGGGATCGTCGGCCTTGAGAAAGAAGGTTGGAAGCGATCTTGGGACGAGGAGATCAAGGCCCCCTGGCTGACCGCCCCCGACGGCGCGGCGGTCGTCGGCTACGATGACGCCGAGTCGATCCGCCTGAAGACCGAGTGGGCCATGTCCAAGGGCTTCCGCGGCGTCTTCTTCTGGCAAGTCGCCGGCGACCGGCTTCCCACCGGCGGCAACCCGTTGCAAGAAGCCGCGCGGAAGGCCTGGGAAGCCGGAAGTGGAAAGTAG
- a CDS encoding VanZ family protein codes for MKASAGWMSLLAAMTWCGLIFGTSSTVVMPHAFFAWIASHVLTDPESMQGFRVFWGLSWFAIVKGWHAAEYAILFLFTRAMLDRFTSLRPRRSILFALAFCVLFAMSDEYHQTFVPGRGGTWTDVAIDCLGAGLAALVCYVRQKRLAQSADAHAVSRWV; via the coding sequence ATGAAAGCAAGCGCAGGCTGGATGTCACTCCTGGCCGCGATGACATGGTGCGGCCTCATCTTCGGCACGTCCAGCACGGTCGTCATGCCGCATGCTTTCTTCGCCTGGATCGCCTCCCACGTCCTCACCGACCCGGAATCGATGCAAGGCTTCCGCGTCTTTTGGGGGCTGAGCTGGTTCGCCATCGTGAAGGGCTGGCATGCGGCCGAGTACGCGATCCTGTTCCTCTTCACACGGGCGATGCTCGACCGCTTCACGAGCCTGCGACCTCGGCGAAGCATCCTGTTCGCCCTGGCCTTCTGCGTCCTCTTCGCCATGTCGGACGAATACCATCAGACCTTCGTCCCCGGTCGCGGTGGGACCTGGACCGACGTCGCGATCGACTGCCTGGGAGCCGGCCTGGCGGCGTTGGTGTGCTACGTACGACAGAAACGGCTTGCCCAATCGGCCGACGCACACGCTGTTTCCCGGTGGGTCTGA
- a CDS encoding ABC transporter permease: MHRLTNTIALALRNLTLHKLRVLLTILGLIFGVSSVIAMLAIAEGASAEAQRQIADLGATNVIVQSKKPADDKNPSKQNNNDSFIFQYGLTYKDFDRIIETIPTVVGATPIREFRQNLRHLDHEIEGRVVGVSPEYIKLTNQHLAQGRFITDADLFYLANVVVIGDDVATLLFPYGDPLDKSIRIGENHFYRIIGVTKNRAPSAGTGSSLAAQDFNKDVYIPRTTDRARFGEILSTVKQGSYTAEKIEISQVTVAVESMEEVKRTAEAIESMLNQFHPKKDFAITVPLELLEKAEATKRIFNLVLGSIASISLLVGGIGIMNIMLATVSERTREIGIRRALGAKRRDIIQQFLIETTVMSGSGGLIGVALGLAVPPLVARFSGIPVVVNFWSPVVAFLIAVGTGVVFGVYPARRAAMLDPVEALRSE, encoded by the coding sequence GTGCATCGTCTCACCAACACCATCGCCCTGGCCCTGCGCAACCTGACGCTGCACAAGCTGCGCGTCCTGCTGACGATCCTGGGGCTGATCTTCGGCGTCTCCTCGGTCATCGCCATGCTGGCGATCGCCGAGGGGGCGAGCGCCGAGGCTCAGCGACAGATCGCCGACCTGGGCGCCACCAACGTCATCGTCCAGAGCAAGAAGCCCGCCGACGACAAGAATCCGTCGAAGCAGAACAACAACGACAGCTTCATCTTCCAGTACGGGCTGACCTACAAGGACTTCGACCGGATCATCGAGACCATCCCCACGGTCGTCGGCGCGACGCCGATCCGCGAGTTCCGCCAGAACCTCCGCCACCTCGACCACGAGATCGAAGGCCGGGTCGTGGGCGTCAGTCCCGAGTACATCAAGCTCACGAATCAACACCTGGCTCAGGGCCGGTTCATCACCGACGCCGACCTCTTCTACCTGGCCAACGTGGTCGTGATCGGCGACGACGTCGCGACCCTGCTGTTCCCCTACGGCGACCCGCTCGACAAGTCGATCCGGATCGGCGAGAACCACTTCTACCGGATCATCGGCGTGACCAAGAACCGCGCCCCCTCGGCCGGCACCGGATCGAGCCTCGCCGCACAGGACTTCAACAAGGACGTCTACATCCCCCGCACCACCGACCGCGCCCGGTTCGGCGAGATCCTCTCCACGGTCAAGCAAGGCTCCTACACCGCCGAGAAGATCGAGATCAGCCAGGTCACCGTCGCCGTGGAGTCGATGGAGGAGGTCAAGCGAACCGCCGAAGCGATCGAGAGCATGCTCAACCAGTTCCACCCCAAGAAGGACTTCGCGATCACCGTCCCGCTCGAACTGCTCGAAAAGGCCGAGGCCACCAAGCGGATCTTCAACCTGGTGCTCGGCTCGATCGCCAGCATCTCGCTCCTGGTCGGCGGCATCGGCATCATGAACATCATGCTGGCGACTGTCTCCGAGCGGACCCGCGAGATCGGCATCCGCCGCGCCCTGGGCGCGAAGCGCCGCGACATCATCCAGCAGTTCCTCATCGAAACCACCGTCATGTCCGGTTCCGGCGGCCTGATCGGCGTGGCCCTGGGCCTCGCGGTCCCCCCGCTCGTCGCCCGGTTCTCGGGCATCCCCGTCGTGGTCAACTTCTGGTCGCCGGTCGTCGCGTTCTTGATCGCCGTCGGCACCGGCGTCGTGTTCGGCGTCTACCCCGCCCGCCGCGCCGCCATGCTCGACCCCGTCGAAGCCCTGCGATCCGAATGA
- a CDS encoding efflux RND transporter periplasmic adaptor subunit, with translation MFQESEPAPARPLDLPKLQAPSRRRPGKRFRIPTRLLVMLGGAGLVGGVGYFGVLPAWSVSSKADRPLVAHAKRATLSITVSERGNVESCVTVDGICELDGGQNKISYLIPEGTKVKKGDVVVKFDGSEIQKNISQQEIKHKQATARIETTQQEMEIQRNKGESDVIAAEVELTLARLDLEKYQKGDYPAEITKSKGEMEKLKKDVKAEEAKLAQYNALMRKGFKTKDDVRIQESTLEAKKLDYTSSELFLSVKTDYEYKRKSTEFSSKADQAQKKVEQQAATAKAQVSKAASEYEAAKSTAGIEKQQLDAYLAQKEKTVIKAQQEGIVAYSNERYWDPSSQVREGATVYSRQKIFSLPDMTRMQVKVQIHESLIKKIKKGQKAEVRVDAFPSVVFVGTVKSVSQLADSSDSWRSGGIKQYTTIVTIDDIFTHELKPGMTAEARIRVGELSNILVVPVQAIAEHKGDFFAFVEDPGGFHRRKVKIGENNEKLVEVLEGLQEGDTVALDAHARAAAEFKNEDAKEGDGEKPADPPSTTPQPKSP, from the coding sequence GTGTTCCAGGAGTCGGAGCCGGCCCCGGCGCGCCCGCTGGACCTCCCCAAACTCCAAGCCCCTTCGCGCCGACGCCCCGGTAAGAGGTTCCGAATTCCGACGCGGCTGCTGGTGATGCTGGGGGGCGCGGGGCTGGTCGGCGGGGTCGGTTACTTCGGCGTCCTGCCAGCCTGGAGCGTCTCCAGCAAAGCCGACCGACCCCTGGTCGCGCACGCCAAGCGGGCGACCCTGAGCATCACCGTCTCCGAGCGCGGCAACGTCGAAAGCTGCGTCACGGTCGACGGCATCTGCGAGTTGGACGGCGGGCAGAACAAGATCAGCTACCTGATTCCTGAGGGGACGAAGGTCAAGAAAGGGGACGTCGTCGTCAAATTCGACGGCTCCGAGATCCAGAAGAACATCTCCCAGCAAGAGATCAAGCACAAACAGGCCACGGCGCGAATCGAGACCACGCAGCAGGAGATGGAGATTCAGCGCAACAAGGGCGAAAGCGACGTCATCGCCGCCGAGGTCGAACTCACCCTCGCCCGGCTCGACCTCGAAAAATACCAGAAAGGCGACTATCCCGCCGAGATCACCAAGTCGAAGGGCGAGATGGAGAAGTTGAAGAAAGACGTGAAGGCGGAGGAGGCCAAGCTCGCCCAGTACAACGCACTGATGCGTAAGGGATTCAAGACAAAGGACGACGTCCGCATTCAGGAATCGACGCTCGAGGCCAAGAAACTGGACTACACCAGCTCCGAGCTATTCCTCAGCGTGAAGACCGATTACGAGTACAAACGCAAGTCGACCGAGTTCAGCTCGAAGGCCGATCAGGCGCAGAAGAAGGTCGAGCAGCAGGCGGCGACCGCCAAGGCCCAGGTCTCGAAGGCGGCCAGCGAGTACGAGGCGGCCAAGTCCACCGCCGGGATCGAGAAACAGCAGCTCGACGCCTATCTCGCCCAGAAGGAAAAGACCGTCATCAAGGCCCAGCAGGAAGGCATCGTCGCCTACAGCAACGAACGCTACTGGGACCCCAGCAGCCAGGTCCGCGAAGGCGCGACCGTCTACTCGCGGCAGAAGATCTTCAGCCTCCCCGACATGACCCGGATGCAGGTGAAGGTCCAGATCCATGAATCCTTGATCAAGAAGATCAAGAAGGGCCAGAAGGCCGAGGTCCGCGTCGATGCCTTCCCCAGCGTCGTCTTCGTGGGTACCGTTAAGTCGGTCTCCCAGCTCGCCGACTCGAGCGACTCGTGGCGGAGCGGAGGCATCAAGCAGTACACGACCATCGTCACCATCGACGACATCTTCACCCACGAGTTGAAGCCCGGCATGACCGCCGAGGCGCGGATTCGCGTCGGCGAGCTGAGCAACATCCTCGTCGTCCCGGTCCAGGCCATCGCCGAGCACAAGGGAGACTTCTTCGCCTTCGTCGAAGACCCCGGTGGATTCCACCGGCGCAAGGTCAAGATCGGGGAGAACAACGAGAAGCTTGTGGAAGTGCTTGAGGGGCTTCAGGAAGGTGATACCGTCGCCCTCGACGCCCACGCCCGCGCGGCCGCCGAGTTCAAGAACGAAGACGCGAAGGAAGGCGATGGCGAGAAGCCCGCCGACCCCCCATCGACCACCCCCCAGCCGAAGAGTCCCTGA
- a CDS encoding TolC family protein codes for MGEGRRQRDAEKPTARLRRLARIGALCLVVLAGGGCTRSYYRDYADQDVYRILSKRVLDWRWRVPERKVEADPKSRMADPSNPNRPPIPGDDPAARLFQVSSAFPFEYHGWKKRGVAPIEYLDWQKKLPTEDDDRVKLSRESIMNLAIVNSREYQFNYEDLYLAALNLTLAQFQFMVQGFSQNGVFFQHLGNFRNNSNQLQLASADGFNKEFMTGAQLLVDLANTLVFEYSGKGFQMASPNLAINFTQPLLRGAWARIVTQALSLQERGVLYALRGFAHYRREFYVGLIASNGYLGLLTQLQNIRNQEQNLKSLERNLQQYEAEVKADLKTILERDQLAQQYQQSQLVLLQAEAGLQTQLDLYKIQLGLPPELKVRLDDSVLQPFQLNDEKLDALRAGNDKLYLSLYGEDDTPDTEIPRAQIAASAASLRTSFTELSTILTQTFDDLAGWRAKLEAERKQGFKGPDGHEAEAIFERKSTLAGQVKKVLDEAQLSLHDDQDKLESLIAGLADLKPEDAAKRLRDELVNKEFRARLSEIFVSQNQMRVFLIELQPVDLSVEQAILIALSNRLDLKNALAQVTDAWRDIEVEANSLRGFLNFQYSGNLAAAPNHSTLYRFDASNSIHRMGLTFDAPINRRAERNAYRASQITFQRSRRAYMQLRDSIVQQIRFDMRQLLVSRKQFDIGREQLITSARQVEEAEYALQYPSEGRPVTLNLLNALQSLLGARNTLIGTWVSYETSRLNLYRDFDLMDIDANGIWTNENDPQLLATALRIAADAPAASLAIPAGPFDLSGTKSREDALFSDVKSSDRGLIVPDEAESQGNEGPLTDSELANDVAPPPGGAPGVPGVGAGPGAPAGPPQTPSPFAPTPR; via the coding sequence ATGGGCGAAGGACGTCGACAACGAGACGCGGAGAAGCCGACGGCCCGGCTGCGTCGTTTGGCGCGGATCGGGGCGCTCTGCTTGGTCGTGCTCGCGGGCGGCGGTTGCACCCGGTCGTATTACCGGGACTACGCCGACCAGGACGTTTACCGGATCTTGAGCAAACGGGTCCTCGACTGGCGGTGGCGGGTCCCCGAACGGAAGGTCGAGGCCGACCCGAAGTCGCGGATGGCCGACCCGAGCAACCCGAATCGCCCGCCGATCCCCGGCGACGACCCCGCCGCCCGGCTGTTCCAGGTCTCGTCGGCGTTTCCGTTCGAGTACCACGGCTGGAAGAAGCGCGGAGTCGCGCCGATCGAGTACCTCGACTGGCAGAAGAAGCTCCCCACCGAGGACGACGACCGGGTCAAGCTCAGCCGCGAATCGATCATGAATCTGGCGATCGTCAACAGCCGCGAGTACCAGTTCAATTATGAAGACCTGTACCTCGCGGCCCTCAACCTGACGCTCGCTCAGTTCCAGTTCATGGTCCAGGGTTTCAGCCAGAACGGTGTGTTCTTCCAGCATCTCGGAAACTTCCGGAACAACAGCAACCAGCTCCAACTGGCCTCCGCCGACGGCTTCAACAAGGAGTTCATGACCGGGGCGCAACTTCTGGTCGACCTGGCCAACACGCTGGTGTTCGAGTATTCGGGCAAGGGCTTCCAGATGGCGTCGCCGAACCTGGCGATCAACTTCACGCAGCCGCTGCTGCGGGGGGCCTGGGCGCGGATCGTTACCCAGGCGCTGTCGCTCCAGGAGCGCGGCGTGCTGTACGCCCTGCGCGGCTTCGCGCACTACCGCCGCGAGTTCTACGTCGGCCTGATCGCGTCCAACGGCTACCTCGGCCTGTTGACCCAGCTCCAGAACATTCGCAACCAGGAGCAGAACCTCAAGTCGCTTGAGCGGAACCTTCAGCAGTACGAGGCCGAGGTCAAGGCGGATCTCAAGACGATTCTCGAACGCGACCAGCTAGCGCAGCAGTATCAGCAATCGCAGTTGGTCCTGCTCCAGGCGGAAGCCGGATTGCAGACGCAGCTCGACCTCTACAAGATCCAGCTCGGCCTGCCGCCGGAGTTGAAGGTGCGACTCGACGACTCGGTGCTTCAGCCCTTTCAACTCAACGACGAGAAGCTCGACGCGCTCCGCGCCGGCAACGACAAGCTCTACCTGAGCCTGTACGGCGAAGACGACACTCCGGACACCGAGATCCCGCGGGCGCAAATCGCCGCGTCGGCCGCGAGTCTACGGACGTCTTTCACCGAGCTGTCCACCATCCTCACGCAGACCTTCGACGACCTGGCCGGCTGGCGGGCCAAGCTCGAGGCCGAGCGCAAGCAAGGTTTCAAAGGCCCCGACGGCCACGAAGCCGAGGCGATCTTCGAGCGCAAATCGACTCTGGCGGGCCAGGTCAAAAAGGTGCTCGACGAGGCCCAGCTCTCGCTCCACGACGATCAGGACAAATTGGAGAGCCTGATCGCGGGGCTGGCCGACCTCAAGCCTGAAGACGCGGCAAAGCGTCTCCGCGACGAGCTGGTCAACAAGGAGTTCCGCGCCCGGCTGTCCGAGATCTTCGTCTCTCAGAACCAGATGCGGGTGTTCCTGATCGAGCTTCAGCCGGTGGACCTGAGCGTCGAACAGGCGATCCTGATCGCGCTCAGCAACCGCCTGGACCTGAAAAACGCGCTGGCGCAAGTGACCGACGCGTGGCGTGACATCGAGGTCGAGGCCAACTCGCTGCGGGGCTTCTTGAACTTCCAGTATTCCGGCAACCTGGCCGCGGCCCCCAATCACTCGACGCTCTACCGATTCGACGCCTCGAACAGCATCCATCGCATGGGCCTGACCTTCGACGCCCCGATCAACCGCCGGGCCGAACGCAACGCCTATCGCGCCTCGCAAATCACCTTCCAGCGTTCCCGTCGCGCCTACATGCAGCTCCGCGACTCCATCGTCCAGCAGATCCGCTTCGACATGCGTCAGCTTCTGGTGAGCCGCAAGCAGTTCGACATCGGCCGCGAGCAGCTCATCACGTCGGCGCGCCAGGTCGAAGAGGCCGAATACGCCCTGCAATACCCCTCGGAAGGGCGCCCCGTCACCCTTAACTTGCTCAACGCGCTCCAATCGTTGCTCGGCGCCCGGAACACCCTCATCGGCACCTGGGTCAGCTACGAGACGTCGCGCCTCAACCTGTACCGAGACTTCGATCTCATGGATATCGACGCCAACGGGATATGGACCAATGAGAACGACCCCCAGCTCCTCGCCACAGCACTCCGAATCGCCGCCGACGCACCAGCCGCCAGCCTCGCCATCCCCGCCGGACCTTTCGACCTCTCTGGAACCAAGTCCCGAGAGGACGCCCTGTTCTCCGACGTCAAGTCCAGCGATCGCGGCCTCATCGTCCCCGACGAAGCCGAGTCTCAAGGCAACGAAGGACCACTCACCGATTCCGAACTCGCCAACGACGTCGCCCCGCCGCCAGGAGGCGCCCCCGGTGTTCCAGGAGTCGGAGCCGGCCCCGGCGCGCCCGCTGGACCTCCCCAAACTCCAAGCCCCTTCGCGCCGACGCCCCGGTAA